One Mugil cephalus isolate CIBA_MC_2020 chromosome 8, CIBA_Mcephalus_1.1, whole genome shotgun sequence genomic window carries:
- the naa35 gene encoding N-alpha-acetyltransferase 35, NatC auxiliary subunit isoform X1: MIRTTFQSDRDVVTMVMKSAVDDDDTGWGLGIPEKMKNNANWVDITHEFKGACKELNLGELLHDKLFGLFEAMSAIEMMDPKMDAGMIGNQVNRKVLNFEQAIKEGAIKVKDLSLPELIGIIDTCFCCLITWLEGHSLAQTVFTCLYVHNPDLIEEPALKAFALGMLKVCDIAREKVNKAAVFEEEDFQAMTYGFKMANNVTDLRVTGMLKDVEDELQRKVKSTRSRQGEQRNPEVELEHQQFLALFNRIKFTRLLLTALIAFTKKETSSVGEAQKLVAQAADLLSAIHSSIQHGIQSQNDTTKGDHPIMMGFEPLVNQRLLPPTFPRYAKIIKREDMVAYFSKLIERIKTVCDVINTTNLHGILDFFCEFSEQSPCVLSRSLLQTTFLIDNKKVFGTHLMQDMIKDALRYFVSPPVLSYKCCLFNNHQAKDYIDSFVTHCSRPFCSLIQIHGHNRARQRDKLGHILEEFATLQDEAEKVDAALHSLLMKLEPQRQHLACLGTWILYHNLRIMIQYLLSGFELELYSMHEYYYIYWYLSEFLYAWLMSTLSRADSSQMAEERILEEQLKGRSSKKTKKKKKVRPLSKEITMSQAYQNMCAGMYKTMVALDMDGKVRKPQFELDSEQVRYEHRFAPFNSVVTPPPVHYIQFKEMSDLKKYNPAPGSADLYMAASKHFQQAKLILENVPSPDPEVNRILKVAKPNIVVMKLLAGGHKKETKVLPEFDFSAHKYFPVVKII; encoded by the exons ATGATAAGGACTACATTTCAGTCTGACCGTGACG TAGTCACCATGGTGATGAAGTCAGCagtagatgatgatgatactgGCTGGGGGCTGGGCATCccagaaaagatgaagaacaaCGCCAACTGGGTTGATATTACACATGAATTCAAGGGTGCCTGCAAAG agTTGAACCTTGGAGAGCTGCTTCATGACAAACT GTTTGGTTTGTTCGAGGCCATGTCAGCTATTGAGATGATGGATCCGAAGATGGATGCGGGAATGATTGGAAACCAGGTCAACAGAAAAGTGCTCAATTTTGAACAAGCTATTAAG GAAGGTGCCATCAAGGTGAAAGACCTTAGTCTACCCGAACTCATTGGGATCATAGACACATGTTTTTGCTGCTTG atAACATGGCTGGAAGGTCACTCCTTAGCCCAAACTGTCTTCACCTGCCTGTACGTCCACAACCCCGATCTGATTGAAGAACCGGCCCTCAAAGCCTTCGCCCTAGGCATGCTGAAAGTGTGTGACATTGCCCGAGAAAAAGTCAACAAGGCAGCTGTGTTTGAGGAG GAGGATTTCCAGGCCATGACTTATGGCTTCAAGATGGCCAATAATGTCACGGACTTGCGGGTGACAG GCATGCTGAAAGATGTGGAGGATGAATTACAGAGGAAAGTCAAG AGCACGCGCAGTCGACAGGGTGAGCAGCGAAATCCGGAGGTTGAGCTGGAG CATCAGCAGTTCCTGGCACTTTTCAACAGAATCAAGTTCACGCGCCTTCTACTGACGGCACTGATCGCCTTTACCAAGAAAGAG ACCAGCTCAGTGGGCGAGGCCCAGAAGCTTGTGGCTCAGGCAGCCGATCTGTTATCAGCCATTCACTCCAGCATTCAGCACGGCATCCAGTCACAAAACGACACCACCAAAGGAG ACCATCCCATCATGATGGGCTTTGAGCCTCTTGTCAACCAGAGACTCCTGCCGCCTACGTTTCCTCGCTACGCTAAGATCATTAAGAGGGAGGACATGGTGGCGTACTTCAGCAAGCTCATAGAGCGCATCAAGACCGTCTGTGACGTGATCAACACCACCAACCTCCATGGCATCCTG GATTTCTTCTGTGAATTCAGTGAACAGTCTCCCTGTGTCCTCTCCAGATCTCTTCTCCAG ACAACGTTCCTGATAGATAACAAGAAAGTGTTTGGCACTCACCTGATGCAGGACATGATAAAAGATGCCCTGAGGTACTTTGTGAGCCCACCTGTTCTCTCCTACAA GTGTTGCCTGTTTAACAACCACCAGGCGAAGGATTACATCGACTCCTTTGTCACGCACTGCTCCAGG CCATTCTGCAGCCTCATCCAGATCCACGGACACAACCGAGCTCGACAGAGAGACAAGTTGGGACACATTCTCGAGGAGTTCGCCACGCTGCAGGATGAG GCGGAGAAGGTGGACGCGGCGCTGCATAGTTTGCTCATGAAACTGGAGCCTCAGCGGCAGCATCTAGCCTGTCTCGGCACCTGGATCCTCTACCACAACCTGAGGATCATGATCCAGTACCTGCTCAGCGGCTTTGAGCTGGAGCTTTACAGCATGCATGAATACTATTACATCTACTG gTACCTGTCAGAATTCCTTTACGCGTGGCTGATGTCCACTCTGAGCAGAGCCGACTCCTCTCAGATGGCAGAAGAGCGGAttctggaggagcagctgaagggACGCAgcagcaaaaagacaaagaagaagaagaaag TTCGCCCTCTCAGTAAAGAGATTACCATGAGTCAAGCATACCAGAATATGTGCGCTGGCATGTACAAG ACTATGGTGGCTTTGGATATGGATGGGAAGGTGCGTAAGCCTCAGTTTGAACTAGACAGCGAGCAGGTTCGCTACGAGCATCGCTTCGCCCCCTTCAACAGTGTGGTGACTCCCCCACCTGTGCACTACATACAGTTCAAG GAGATGTCTGACCTCAAGAAGTACAATCCTGCACCAGGCTCTGCCGACCTCTACATGGCCGCCAGCAAACACTTTCAACAGGCCAAGCTCATCCTAGAAAATGTGCCCAGCCCAGATCCTGAG GTGAACCGTATACTGAAGGTGGCCAAACCCAACATTGTAGTTATGAAGCTCCTGGCTGGAGGACACAAGAAGGAGACCAAG GTGCTCCCAGAGTTTGACTTCTCAGCTCACAAGTACTTCCCTGTGGTCAAGATTATCTGA
- the naa35 gene encoding N-alpha-acetyltransferase 35, NatC auxiliary subunit isoform X2, whose amino-acid sequence MVMKSAVDDDDTGWGLGIPEKMKNNANWVDITHEFKGACKELNLGELLHDKLFGLFEAMSAIEMMDPKMDAGMIGNQVNRKVLNFEQAIKEGAIKVKDLSLPELIGIIDTCFCCLITWLEGHSLAQTVFTCLYVHNPDLIEEPALKAFALGMLKVCDIAREKVNKAAVFEEEDFQAMTYGFKMANNVTDLRVTGMLKDVEDELQRKVKSTRSRQGEQRNPEVELEHQQFLALFNRIKFTRLLLTALIAFTKKETSSVGEAQKLVAQAADLLSAIHSSIQHGIQSQNDTTKGDHPIMMGFEPLVNQRLLPPTFPRYAKIIKREDMVAYFSKLIERIKTVCDVINTTNLHGILDFFCEFSEQSPCVLSRSLLQTTFLIDNKKVFGTHLMQDMIKDALRYFVSPPVLSYKCCLFNNHQAKDYIDSFVTHCSRPFCSLIQIHGHNRARQRDKLGHILEEFATLQDEAEKVDAALHSLLMKLEPQRQHLACLGTWILYHNLRIMIQYLLSGFELELYSMHEYYYIYWYLSEFLYAWLMSTLSRADSSQMAEERILEEQLKGRSSKKTKKKKKVRPLSKEITMSQAYQNMCAGMYKTMVALDMDGKVRKPQFELDSEQVRYEHRFAPFNSVVTPPPVHYIQFKEMSDLKKYNPAPGSADLYMAASKHFQQAKLILENVPSPDPEVNRILKVAKPNIVVMKLLAGGHKKETKVLPEFDFSAHKYFPVVKII is encoded by the exons ATGGTGATGAAGTCAGCagtagatgatgatgatactgGCTGGGGGCTGGGCATCccagaaaagatgaagaacaaCGCCAACTGGGTTGATATTACACATGAATTCAAGGGTGCCTGCAAAG agTTGAACCTTGGAGAGCTGCTTCATGACAAACT GTTTGGTTTGTTCGAGGCCATGTCAGCTATTGAGATGATGGATCCGAAGATGGATGCGGGAATGATTGGAAACCAGGTCAACAGAAAAGTGCTCAATTTTGAACAAGCTATTAAG GAAGGTGCCATCAAGGTGAAAGACCTTAGTCTACCCGAACTCATTGGGATCATAGACACATGTTTTTGCTGCTTG atAACATGGCTGGAAGGTCACTCCTTAGCCCAAACTGTCTTCACCTGCCTGTACGTCCACAACCCCGATCTGATTGAAGAACCGGCCCTCAAAGCCTTCGCCCTAGGCATGCTGAAAGTGTGTGACATTGCCCGAGAAAAAGTCAACAAGGCAGCTGTGTTTGAGGAG GAGGATTTCCAGGCCATGACTTATGGCTTCAAGATGGCCAATAATGTCACGGACTTGCGGGTGACAG GCATGCTGAAAGATGTGGAGGATGAATTACAGAGGAAAGTCAAG AGCACGCGCAGTCGACAGGGTGAGCAGCGAAATCCGGAGGTTGAGCTGGAG CATCAGCAGTTCCTGGCACTTTTCAACAGAATCAAGTTCACGCGCCTTCTACTGACGGCACTGATCGCCTTTACCAAGAAAGAG ACCAGCTCAGTGGGCGAGGCCCAGAAGCTTGTGGCTCAGGCAGCCGATCTGTTATCAGCCATTCACTCCAGCATTCAGCACGGCATCCAGTCACAAAACGACACCACCAAAGGAG ACCATCCCATCATGATGGGCTTTGAGCCTCTTGTCAACCAGAGACTCCTGCCGCCTACGTTTCCTCGCTACGCTAAGATCATTAAGAGGGAGGACATGGTGGCGTACTTCAGCAAGCTCATAGAGCGCATCAAGACCGTCTGTGACGTGATCAACACCACCAACCTCCATGGCATCCTG GATTTCTTCTGTGAATTCAGTGAACAGTCTCCCTGTGTCCTCTCCAGATCTCTTCTCCAG ACAACGTTCCTGATAGATAACAAGAAAGTGTTTGGCACTCACCTGATGCAGGACATGATAAAAGATGCCCTGAGGTACTTTGTGAGCCCACCTGTTCTCTCCTACAA GTGTTGCCTGTTTAACAACCACCAGGCGAAGGATTACATCGACTCCTTTGTCACGCACTGCTCCAGG CCATTCTGCAGCCTCATCCAGATCCACGGACACAACCGAGCTCGACAGAGAGACAAGTTGGGACACATTCTCGAGGAGTTCGCCACGCTGCAGGATGAG GCGGAGAAGGTGGACGCGGCGCTGCATAGTTTGCTCATGAAACTGGAGCCTCAGCGGCAGCATCTAGCCTGTCTCGGCACCTGGATCCTCTACCACAACCTGAGGATCATGATCCAGTACCTGCTCAGCGGCTTTGAGCTGGAGCTTTACAGCATGCATGAATACTATTACATCTACTG gTACCTGTCAGAATTCCTTTACGCGTGGCTGATGTCCACTCTGAGCAGAGCCGACTCCTCTCAGATGGCAGAAGAGCGGAttctggaggagcagctgaagggACGCAgcagcaaaaagacaaagaagaagaagaaag TTCGCCCTCTCAGTAAAGAGATTACCATGAGTCAAGCATACCAGAATATGTGCGCTGGCATGTACAAG ACTATGGTGGCTTTGGATATGGATGGGAAGGTGCGTAAGCCTCAGTTTGAACTAGACAGCGAGCAGGTTCGCTACGAGCATCGCTTCGCCCCCTTCAACAGTGTGGTGACTCCCCCACCTGTGCACTACATACAGTTCAAG GAGATGTCTGACCTCAAGAAGTACAATCCTGCACCAGGCTCTGCCGACCTCTACATGGCCGCCAGCAAACACTTTCAACAGGCCAAGCTCATCCTAGAAAATGTGCCCAGCCCAGATCCTGAG GTGAACCGTATACTGAAGGTGGCCAAACCCAACATTGTAGTTATGAAGCTCCTGGCTGGAGGACACAAGAAGGAGACCAAG GTGCTCCCAGAGTTTGACTTCTCAGCTCACAAGTACTTCCCTGTGGTCAAGATTATCTGA
- the LOC125012445 gene encoding kallikrein-8-like has protein sequence MLKLCFVVLVLAGVASGEIEKRVIGSKKCDGERKYHVQIETVQGKKPCGGALLNTRWFITASHCGNQKINVKLDTSHRSWFKSAKSSFFSFFGSKDKYDQEIPVEQQFIYKDEEGKEHDIMLVKLSKDASSKSTAINLPPAECTKLEVNKQVEIGGWGAKKADLKKSSSLRCANTDIAECGENDKPGKLFHVDEAAVMCAFKGGVEVCFGDSGTAVEHEGVLRGLIVSDPVDTCVQRVVMLDICHYRKWIDETMAKHS, from the exons ATGTTGAagctttgctttgttgttttggtgcttGCTG GCGTAGCCTCTGGGGAAATCGAGAAGAGGGTTATTGGGAGCAAGAAATGCGACGGGGAAAGGAAGTATCATGTCCAGATAGAGACTGTTCAGGGGAAAAAGCCCTGTGGAGGCGCTCTGCTTAACACCCGCTGGTTCATCACAGCTTCACACTGTGGAAATCA gaAAATTAACGTCAAACTTGACACAAGCCATAGGTCATGGTTTAAAAGCGCCAAGAgctcattcttttctttcttcggGTCGAAGGACAAATATGATCAAGAAATTCCAGTTGAGCAGCAGTTCATCTATAAAgatgaggaggggaaggagCATGACATTATGCTTGTGAAACTGTCCAAGGATGCGTCTTCTAAAAGTACCGCCATCAACCTTCCTCCTGCTGAATGTACTAAACTAGAGGTGAACAAGCAGGTTGAGATTGGAGGCTGGGGAGCCAAGAAGGCTGACTTGAAAA AATCAAGTAGCCTGAGATGTGCCAATACTGACATCGCTGAATGTGGTGAGAATGATAAACCTGGTAAACTCTTCCACGTTGATGAAGCTGCAGTCATGTGTGCCTTTAAAGGGGGCGTAGAAGTCTGCTTT GGCGATTCGGGTACGGCTGTGGAGCACGAAGGTGTCTTACGTGGGCTTATTGTGAGCGACCCGGTTGATACGTGTGTACAGCGCGTTGTGATGTTGGATATCTGCCACTACAGGAAGTGGATTGACGAAACCATGGCTAAGCATTCATGA